The following proteins are encoded in a genomic region of Lachnospiraceae bacterium KM106-2:
- a CDS encoding ribonuclease HI-related protein — protein MAGKFYAVRKGRKTGVFGSWAECTEQIHGFSGAEYKSFKTMQEALDFVQGPVKKATRPVVDDKEKAVAYVDGSYNVHTKEYSYGAVLLHDGEEFEFSEKGTDSSLAEMRNVAGEILGAEMMMEACIERGVKELDLYYDYEGIEKWCTGVWQARKPGTMAYAARYQEFQKKLHVNFHKVAAHTGVELNERVDQLAKKALGI, from the coding sequence ATGGCTGGAAAGTTTTATGCAGTAAGAAAAGGTAGAAAGACAGGAGTATTCGGTTCTTGGGCTGAATGTACGGAGCAGATCCATGGTTTTAGTGGAGCTGAATATAAGAGTTTTAAGACGATGCAGGAAGCGTTAGACTTCGTGCAGGGTCCTGTTAAGAAGGCCACACGTCCCGTTGTTGATGATAAAGAGAAAGCAGTCGCTTATGTGGATGGAAGTTATAATGTTCATACAAAAGAATATAGTTACGGTGCAGTACTGCTTCATGATGGAGAAGAGTTTGAGTTTAGTGAAAAAGGAACGGATTCTTCCTTAGCAGAGATGAGAAATGTAGCCGGGGAGATCCTAGGTGCAGAAATGATGATGGAAGCATGTATTGAGCGCGGAGTAAAGGAATTAGATCTTTACTATGATTATGAAGGAATTGAAAAGTGGTGTACCGGTGTATGGCAGGCAAGAAAGCCAGGAACTATGGCATATGCAGCAAGATATCAGGAATTTCAAAAGAAGCTTCATGTGAATTTTCATAAAGTAGCAGCTCATACAGGGGTAGAACTGAATGAGCGAGTAGATCAATTAGCGAAAAAAGCGCTTGGAATCTAA
- a CDS encoding putative RNA methylase: MIRETFDSIIRSDIDDLTLRKGLSELRKELKEEGGVHALRYYMEGKEDPFPSFLCKEDAKVRKNTALLMGDLGNNAYVSDLYQAYEKEDKRFIKSSYLEAMKDLNYEEYLPNFKSRLEELSEVEITEENKKHVSEEMRALSNLVVAYEGIRMHTFKGMHELSNLVLLTNRDHIDVTMDQLKSMRAKAFNAGVMVETDELEEILEIRTYEEMLFMVDGMKACYPDPDKAAKTIVNSSLMEFLTKRHKGKAPFYFRIELKSKMELDKKSQFTKRLSSEIERLSKRELINSTSNYEFEIRLIQNKDGNYNMLVKLYTILDKRFRYRKEVIPASIRPTNAALTVALAKDYLKADAQILDPFCGVGTMLIERHKYLNANTMYGIDCYGDAIEKARVNTEAARQIIHYVNRDFFEFKHDYLFDEVITDMPFVTGRKTEEEIYDLYYRFFTKIREHLKEDAVLILYSHNRDMIRALSKTKGFIIEKEFEISRKEGTYVYVLRY, encoded by the coding sequence ATGATTCGAGAAACATTTGATTCGATTATAAGAAGTGATATAGATGACCTTACATTACGTAAGGGATTAAGTGAGTTACGTAAAGAGTTGAAGGAAGAGGGAGGCGTTCATGCCCTTCGCTACTATATGGAGGGAAAAGAAGATCCATTCCCTTCTTTTTTATGTAAAGAGGATGCTAAGGTTCGTAAAAATACGGCATTACTCATGGGTGATCTAGGAAATAATGCGTATGTGAGCGACTTGTACCAAGCATACGAGAAAGAAGACAAGAGATTTATCAAAAGCTCTTATCTTGAGGCAATGAAGGATTTAAATTATGAAGAGTATCTTCCTAACTTTAAAAGTCGTTTAGAGGAGCTTTCAGAAGTAGAGATTACAGAAGAAAATAAAAAACATGTTAGTGAAGAGATGAGAGCGTTATCCAATCTTGTAGTTGCTTATGAAGGAATTCGAATGCATACATTTAAGGGAATGCACGAGTTATCAAATCTGGTATTGCTTACGAATCGAGATCATATTGATGTGACAATGGATCAGTTAAAATCGATGCGAGCAAAAGCATTTAATGCTGGAGTTATGGTTGAAACAGATGAGTTAGAAGAAATACTAGAGATTCGTACTTATGAGGAGATGCTATTTATGGTGGACGGCATGAAAGCATGTTATCCAGATCCTGATAAGGCAGCAAAGACGATCGTGAACTCATCCTTAATGGAATTTTTGACGAAACGACATAAAGGGAAGGCACCATTTTATTTTAGAATTGAATTAAAGAGTAAGATGGAACTAGATAAGAAGAGTCAGTTTACAAAGCGTCTTTCTTCTGAAATTGAACGACTTAGTAAACGTGAATTGATCAACAGTACTTCTAATTATGAGTTTGAGATCCGTCTGATCCAAAATAAAGATGGTAACTATAATATGTTAGTGAAGTTATATACGATATTGGACAAGCGTTTCCGTTATCGTAAGGAAGTGATTCCAGCGAGTATTCGACCAACGAATGCAGCACTTACCGTAGCTCTTGCAAAAGATTATCTAAAAGCTGATGCACAAATCTTAGATCCATTCTGTGGTGTTGGTACGATGTTGATCGAACGCCATAAGTATTTAAATGCAAATACTATGTATGGAATCGATTGTTATGGAGATGCCATCGAGAAAGCAAGAGTGAATACAGAAGCGGCAAGACAGATCATTCACTATGTGAATCGCGATTTCTTTGAATTTAAACATGATTATCTTTTTGATGAAGTAATCACTGATATGCCATTTGTAACAGGAAGAAAAACAGAAGAAGAGATCTATGACCTTTATTATCGATTCTTTACTAAGATTCGAGAGCATTTAAAAGAGGATGCAGTCCTTATTTTATATTCTCATAATCGCGATATGATAAGAGCTTTGTCAAAGACAAAAGGTTTTATCATTGAGAAAGAATTCGAAATCTCAAGAAAAGAAGGAACCTATGTGTATGTGCTTCGTTACTAA
- a CDS encoding magnesium transporter encodes MRKEIITFLRNSQYNELKNYLMEMNSADVAQILVELSPENMLFLFRLLEKDMAADTFAYMESEFQEKLIRAMSDAELKDVVSKLYLDDTVALIGELPANLVKRILKQTQPSQRALINEFLKYPSDSAGSFMTIEFVDLKASMTVKEAIDRIRKVGVNKETIYTCYVLDKCRRLEGIVTVKGLLLAENDTCISEIMNTNPIMVTTLEDKENVAKKFEKYDLLSMPVVDQENRLVGIITIDDAMDVMQEENTEDFTKMAAISPSEDSYFGTSVFKHARNRFVWLLALMLSATVTGLLITKYENAFAVVPLLVSFIPMLMDTGGNCGSQSSTLVIRGLAIEEFYTKDFLRVLWKEIRVSLLVGVGLAVVNGIRIVIQYNDVSLAVVVGLTLICTVALSKCLGCILPMLAKKMNLDPALMAAPLITTVVDTCSIIIYFTIATHIMNL; translated from the coding sequence ATGAGAAAAGAAATCATTACATTTTTAAGAAATAGTCAATATAATGAGCTGAAAAATTATCTAATGGAAATGAACAGTGCGGATGTGGCACAGATATTAGTCGAGCTTAGTCCTGAGAATATGCTGTTTTTATTTCGTCTATTAGAAAAAGATATGGCAGCAGATACCTTTGCTTATATGGAATCGGAATTCCAGGAAAAATTAATTCGTGCGATGTCCGATGCAGAGTTAAAAGACGTTGTCAGTAAATTGTACTTAGATGATACAGTTGCTTTGATCGGAGAATTACCAGCCAATTTGGTAAAGAGAATTTTGAAACAGACGCAACCAAGTCAGAGAGCATTGATCAATGAGTTCTTGAAATATCCTTCTGATAGTGCAGGAAGTTTTATGACGATCGAGTTTGTTGATCTAAAAGCATCTATGACCGTAAAAGAAGCAATCGATAGAATCCGTAAAGTTGGTGTAAATAAAGAAACGATCTATACTTGTTATGTTCTAGATAAGTGTCGTAGATTAGAAGGTATCGTTACCGTTAAGGGATTATTATTAGCGGAGAATGATACTTGTATTTCGGAAATTATGAATACGAATCCGATCATGGTTACAACTTTAGAAGATAAAGAGAATGTAGCTAAGAAATTTGAAAAATATGATCTTTTATCTATGCCGGTTGTTGATCAGGAAAATCGTTTAGTTGGTATCATTACCATCGATGATGCAATGGATGTGATGCAGGAAGAGAATACAGAAGATTTTACGAAGATGGCAGCTATCAGTCCATCAGAAGATAGTTACTTTGGTACAAGTGTATTTAAGCATGCAAGAAATCGTTTTGTATGGTTATTAGCATTAATGTTATCTGCAACGGTGACAGGATTATTAATTACAAAATATGAAAATGCATTTGCAGTAGTACCACTTTTAGTATCATTTATTCCAATGTTAATGGATACTGGCGGAAACTGTGGGTCACAAAGTTCAACATTAGTAATTCGTGGACTTGCAATCGAAGAGTTTTATACAAAAGATTTCTTACGTGTATTATGGAAAGAAATTAGGGTTTCTTTATTAGTTGGTGTAGGACTTGCTGTTGTAAATGGAATTCGTATTGTAATCCAATATAATGATGTGTCACTTGCAGTTGTAGTAGGATTAACTTTGATCTGTACGGTTGCTTTGTCAAAATGTCTTGGCTGTATATTACCAATGTTAGCAAAAAAGATGAATTTAGATCCAGCTCTTATGGCAGCACCATTAATTACAACCGTAGTGGATACTTGTTCTATCATCATTTATTTTACAATCGCAACTCATATTATGAATTTATAG